A stretch of the uncultured Desulfobacter sp. genome encodes the following:
- a CDS encoding outer membrane lipoprotein-sorting protein, whose amino-acid sequence MLNQPGKKYDFIPLICFFSIFILFLSLFVKGKAVAAPLTGRDIMVMVDDAPDGDDRKSTIEMVLINRRNKKRVRKMSSFGKDYGKDTKKLMGFKKPMDIKGTSFLSWEYDDPSRDDDKWLYMPALRKVRRISGASTNDYFMGSDFTYDDMGDRNVDEDDHTLIGEETVDGHDCWKIKSIPKEDDSLYDEKIIWVRKDAHKTIKAEYYDAQGLIKTYTVEDLREHQGFWTVFKMKMENHREKHTTLMTLSNLEYNTGVNDGFFSVNTISRGHLR is encoded by the coding sequence ATGTTAAACCAGCCGGGGAAAAAATATGATTTCATTCCTTTAATCTGTTTTTTTTCTATTTTTATTCTTTTTTTAAGCCTGTTTGTTAAAGGCAAGGCCGTGGCTGCGCCCCTGACAGGCCGGGATATTATGGTCATGGTGGATGATGCCCCTGACGGGGATGACAGAAAATCCACCATTGAAATGGTGTTAATTAACCGCCGGAACAAAAAACGGGTTCGGAAGATGTCATCCTTTGGCAAGGATTACGGCAAGGATACCAAAAAGCTGATGGGTTTCAAAAAGCCTATGGATATCAAAGGCACATCCTTTTTATCCTGGGAATATGATGATCCTTCCAGAGACGATGACAAATGGCTTTACATGCCGGCGCTGCGAAAGGTCCGGCGAATTTCAGGGGCATCTACCAATGACTACTTCATGGGATCGGATTTCACCTATGACGATATGGGGGACCGGAATGTGGACGAGGACGACCATACCCTTATCGGGGAAGAGACTGTGGACGGCCATGACTGTTGGAAGATCAAGTCCATACCCAAGGAGGACGACTCTCTCTATGACGAAAAAATCATCTGGGTTCGCAAAGACGCCCATAAAACGATTAAGGCAGAATATTACGACGCCCAGGGTCTGATCAAGACCTATACCGTGGAAGATTTGCGCGAGCACCAGGGGTTTTGGACCGTGTTCAAGATGAAGATGGAAAATCATCGGGAAAAGCATACCACCCTGATGACCCTGTCCAATCTTGAGTACAATACCGGTGTGAATGACGGATTTTTCAGCGTCAACACCATATCCCGGGGACATCTGCGGTGA
- a CDS encoding DUF4198 domain-containing protein: MLRNLKLTGLTLALTALCTGTVYAHSLWVNINESFAHPPGHVITSLGWGHAMPLDDFLMSEAGAIEIEKYSLVGPDNSITPIPVPVIKQEKTTESKTGMSIVPGDLGLRKISLTDKTIPGTYQVTAESKATYFTGYVDANGKHKMTTKPMDEIKGAKSFDFSTRYKAVGKAYFGVKKWTQPKPLGYELEIMSETDMSNVKAGDIVKFTVTLNGKPLTCDMKGMNYLHMTSNTFGGPDQYMLTAYVMDGKAQIRVPTPGAWMASVTVKKEVTKDNDLKALVKKCQSIYYGASVSFTAKPK, translated from the coding sequence ATGTTACGAAATTTGAAGCTCACCGGTTTAACACTTGCCCTGACAGCGCTTTGCACAGGTACCGTTTACGCGCATTCCCTATGGGTCAACATCAACGAATCCTTTGCCCATCCCCCGGGACATGTTATCACCAGCCTAGGATGGGGACATGCCATGCCCCTGGATGACTTTCTGATGTCCGAAGCCGGTGCCATTGAAATTGAAAAATACAGTCTGGTGGGTCCGGACAATTCCATCACCCCCATTCCTGTGCCTGTTATCAAACAGGAGAAAACAACCGAGTCTAAAACCGGAATGAGCATTGTGCCCGGAGATCTGGGCTTAAGAAAAATCTCTCTGACTGATAAGACCATCCCCGGGACCTATCAAGTCACCGCCGAATCCAAGGCCACCTATTTTACCGGGTATGTGGATGCCAACGGCAAACACAAGATGACCACCAAACCCATGGATGAAATAAAAGGAGCAAAATCCTTTGATTTCAGCACCCGGTACAAGGCCGTAGGAAAAGCCTATTTCGGTGTTAAAAAATGGACCCAGCCCAAACCCCTGGGATATGAACTTGAAATCATGTCCGAAACAGACATGAGCAATGTCAAGGCCGGTGATATAGTTAAATTTACGGTCACACTCAACGGCAAACCGTTGACCTGCGATATGAAGGGCATGAACTACCTGCACATGACCTCCAACACCTTCGGAGGCCCGGATCAATACATGCTCACGGCATATGTCATGGACGGCAAGGCCCAGATCCGGGTACCCACTCCCGGTGCCTGGATGGCCTCGGTCACGGTTAAAAAAGAGGTAACAAAAGATAACGATCTCAAAGCGCTGGTCAAAAAATGCCAGTCCATCTATTACGGTGCCTCCGTATCATTTACGGCAAAACCTAAATAA
- a CDS encoding MMPL family transporter, giving the protein MININKINQMFEQFGSWIIRLRYLVVAVFILALVFGFAGLKRIQTDAGWDKWLLDTSKLKMAEDEFKEIFGNNDYVGVLVESDHMFNPETLTLIRALGKELKTQVPFADDILSITDCEFSLGHEGGIEIVTPVPDPIPRDNNTLSGIRQQILDKQMLNGKLISSDGRFSWIILRLTPYPEGWRSKDNKAADMVVGEVAATIIRQDKYSSLNPKSSGMPIIAHDKTAFYKKEMSRTMGLSLIVSLVVLSLALRSIKGIAMTIIVTAGSVILTFGMLGWIGKPIDVAMIMMPLYLGIAVSIGYSIHIFSFFKRYFLKTGKRKASVRLAVKETGWPILFTALTTVGALSSFHFVDVKPVRWIGSSTSLLVSIVFFMVVVMIPALLSFGKDRDVKKVRLRSNALLESLMAKLANLVLAHPISIMIIFVLSVLITAAGLRYFEVNFDIRKNAGLKVPYVNRLDQVCKSPLGALYSYNVVVEFPNEDMAREPENLEKLDLLEQEALSYPLTKKVTSITEIIKDMNQVLHDGDSRFFGIPESREMVAQIMLLYENAGGREAEKWIDYEYRRLRMTIDLKDYNTVEVYRELHQITQKAHALFPGANVTLAGSVAQFTVMQDIVSKGQLTSFLIAICVITGLMVLVFGNFKIGLIAMIPNVTPALAVGGLMGWMRVPLDLMTITIMPMLLGLAVDDTIHFINHAKLAFEQKRDYADAIRHTFSAIGIPLLFTSLILTANFSVYLSSPAKVLFYLGIFTGTGIMTALLTDYFVTPVLLRTLKAFGPETIAEKKTQPQYHLNKEVTQ; this is encoded by the coding sequence ATGATTAACATAAATAAAATCAATCAGATGTTTGAACAATTCGGCAGTTGGATCATCCGGCTGCGCTATCTGGTGGTTGCCGTGTTTATTCTGGCCCTGGTCTTCGGGTTTGCCGGGTTAAAAAGGATTCAAACCGATGCGGGCTGGGATAAATGGCTTTTGGACACCTCAAAGCTGAAAATGGCCGAAGATGAATTTAAAGAAATTTTCGGCAACAACGACTATGTAGGGGTACTGGTAGAATCGGACCACATGTTTAATCCGGAGACCCTGACCCTGATCCGGGCCCTGGGCAAAGAGCTGAAAACTCAAGTGCCTTTTGCCGATGACATCTTATCTATCACAGACTGCGAATTTTCCCTGGGCCATGAAGGGGGCATTGAGATTGTTACGCCTGTACCTGACCCCATCCCGCGGGACAATAACACACTATCCGGTATCCGGCAGCAGATTCTGGATAAACAAATGCTCAACGGCAAACTGATTTCATCCGACGGCCGGTTCTCCTGGATTATTTTGCGGTTGACCCCCTACCCCGAAGGCTGGCGAAGCAAGGACAACAAAGCCGCGGATATGGTGGTCGGAGAAGTGGCCGCCACTATTATCCGCCAGGACAAGTATTCGTCTTTGAATCCAAAATCGTCGGGTATGCCGATTATTGCCCATGACAAAACCGCATTTTATAAAAAAGAGATGTCCCGGACCATGGGGCTATCCCTTATCGTCTCCCTTGTGGTGCTGTCGCTGGCATTGCGCTCCATCAAGGGCATCGCCATGACGATTATTGTAACAGCGGGGTCAGTGATCCTGACCTTTGGCATGCTTGGCTGGATCGGCAAACCCATTGACGTGGCCATGATCATGATGCCTTTGTATCTTGGCATTGCCGTATCCATCGGGTACTCTATCCATATTTTTTCATTTTTCAAACGCTATTTTCTTAAAACAGGAAAAAGAAAAGCGTCGGTCCGCTTGGCCGTCAAAGAGACAGGCTGGCCCATTTTATTCACGGCCCTGACCACGGTGGGGGCGCTTTCGTCTTTTCATTTTGTGGATGTCAAGCCGGTGCGCTGGATCGGATCGTCAACCTCCTTGCTGGTCTCCATTGTTTTTTTCATGGTGGTCGTAATGATCCCAGCCCTGCTCTCCTTTGGAAAAGACCGGGATGTAAAAAAAGTCCGGTTACGCTCCAATGCCCTGCTGGAAAGCCTGATGGCAAAGTTGGCCAATCTGGTGCTGGCCCATCCGATCTCCATCATGATCATATTTGTCTTAAGCGTCCTGATAACTGCGGCAGGGCTGCGCTATTTTGAGGTCAACTTTGACATCCGCAAAAATGCGGGACTCAAGGTGCCTTATGTAAACCGCCTGGATCAGGTATGCAAATCACCTTTGGGTGCCTTGTACTCTTATAACGTGGTGGTGGAATTCCCCAACGAAGACATGGCCCGGGAACCGGAAAATTTAGAAAAACTGGATCTGCTGGAACAGGAGGCATTAAGCTACCCCTTAACCAAAAAGGTGACATCCATTACCGAAATCATAAAGGATATGAACCAGGTGCTCCACGATGGTGATTCCCGTTTTTTCGGTATTCCTGAAAGCCGGGAAATGGTGGCCCAAATCATGCTGCTTTATGAAAATGCCGGCGGCCGGGAGGCGGAAAAATGGATTGATTACGAATACCGGCGCCTGCGCATGACGATTGACCTGAAGGACTACAACACGGTTGAAGTATACCGGGAACTGCATCAAATCACCCAAAAAGCCCACGCGCTTTTCCCCGGGGCGAATGTGACCCTGGCAGGCTCTGTGGCCCAGTTTACGGTGATGCAGGATATTGTGTCCAAGGGCCAGCTCACCTCGTTTCTCATCGCTATCTGCGTGATTACGGGACTGATGGTCCTGGTTTTCGGCAACTTTAAAATCGGCTTGATTGCCATGATTCCCAACGTTACCCCCGCGCTCGCCGTAGGCGGACTCATGGGATGGATGCGGGTGCCCCTGGACCTGATGACCATTACGATTATGCCCATGCTGTTAGGCCTTGCCGTGGACGACACCATTCATTTTATCAACCATGCCAAACTGGCCTTTGAACAAAAGCGCGACTATGCCGACGCCATCCGCCACACTTTCAGCGCCATCGGGATTCCGCTTTTGTTTACGTCCCTGATCCTAACGGCCAATTTCAGCGTCTACTTAAGTTCTCCGGCCAAAGTTTTGTTTTATCTCGGTATTTTCACAGGCACAGGCATCATGACGGCCCTGCTGACCGATTATTTTGTTACCCCGGTCCTGCTCAGAACCTTGAAGGCCTTTGGTCCGGAAACAATTGCCGAGAAGAAAACACAGCCCCAATACCATTTGAATAAGGAGGTAACCCAATGA
- a CDS encoding TonB-dependent receptor, whose protein sequence is MMRIRFKRICWITLFCFVFAMGYAEEKDAQVLETITVTAQKKEENVLEVPISMSVFDDMDIEDKMVETLDDIAKYTPGLTIINYGAAVKYAPSIRGLYADYSSISSVAGLFIDGVPVTNGSGFDETLLDIERIEVLKGPQGTLYGKNTEIGAVNVITKKPSNETRARITGELGEDNKRSLSATASGALIKDKLYLGVYGKHYEKDGFVENTRTGEPVDDREHNYGKIYLRMTPTDDLEASLISSCIKYDNGGNSSGSTQGKDRAVSNDLDTFNKSSVWSSSLNINYTLNENLAFTAITAYRNFNEYLANDFDYTSGPTQFHVFADSTYETLSQELRANYEVDRFNLVSGIFLESNDTKVDKTSSKASGDTEMLEDIEADTIGIFSHLTYKITDRLSALAGLRYDKVELEYQDASQNIDGSESELSPKVGLTYDLLENVMTYVTVSKGFRCGGFNAGVPEGYPKTYDPETLYAYEVGAKGILANGKLSWDVGLYYMDITDMHVSVTDVIDDAEDVGYMTNAAEATSMGVEASLTYRITRGLNLFAGFSYNKTEFDEYNDGVTDYSGNKTTFSPNYNYTLGMTYRAEQGYYASVDLSGYGDMYLDLDNEYKRPAYELVNAKIGYETEKYDIYLYAKNMFDRNYDTEGHYGAYTYYSQPREIGVSVTYRL, encoded by the coding sequence ATGATGAGGATAAGATTCAAAAGAATCTGTTGGATTACACTGTTTTGCTTTGTGTTTGCCATGGGTTATGCAGAAGAAAAGGATGCTCAAGTGCTGGAAACCATAACGGTTACAGCCCAGAAAAAAGAAGAAAACGTTCTGGAGGTACCGATTTCCATGAGTGTGTTTGATGACATGGATATTGAGGACAAAATGGTCGAGACCCTGGATGATATCGCCAAATACACGCCCGGCTTAACCATTATTAATTATGGGGCGGCAGTAAAATATGCCCCTTCCATTCGTGGATTGTATGCGGATTACAGTTCAATAAGCTCAGTAGCCGGACTGTTCATTGACGGCGTACCGGTGACAAATGGATCAGGGTTTGATGAAACCCTGCTGGATATTGAACGTATAGAGGTACTCAAAGGCCCCCAGGGCACGCTATACGGAAAAAACACTGAAATTGGGGCGGTGAATGTTATCACCAAAAAACCGTCAAACGAGACAAGGGCACGCATTACCGGTGAACTTGGCGAAGACAACAAACGCAGTCTGTCTGCAACCGCAAGCGGTGCGCTCATAAAAGACAAACTTTATTTGGGCGTCTACGGTAAGCACTATGAAAAGGATGGCTTTGTCGAAAATACGAGAACCGGTGAACCCGTTGATGACAGAGAACATAATTATGGAAAAATATATCTACGGATGACACCCACCGACGATCTGGAAGCCTCCCTGATCTCTTCTTGTATCAAATACGATAACGGTGGCAACAGCTCCGGATCTACACAAGGTAAAGATAGAGCGGTAAGTAATGACCTGGACACTTTTAACAAGTCCTCTGTATGGTCGAGTTCGTTAAATATCAACTATACATTGAATGAGAATCTTGCCTTTACCGCCATTACCGCCTATAGAAATTTTAATGAGTATCTTGCCAATGATTTTGATTACACAAGTGGCCCAACACAATTTCATGTCTTCGCCGATTCCACCTATGAAACGCTTTCCCAGGAATTGAGGGCAAACTACGAAGTTGACCGGTTCAATCTGGTCTCAGGAATCTTTTTGGAATCTAATGATACAAAGGTTGATAAAACCTCCTCCAAAGCCTCGGGCGATACAGAAATGCTTGAGGATATTGAGGCCGACACCATCGGTATTTTTTCCCATCTGACCTATAAGATCACCGATCGCCTGTCTGCTTTGGCCGGTCTCAGATATGACAAGGTCGAGTTGGAATACCAGGATGCAAGCCAAAATATTGATGGCAGTGAAAGTGAACTCTCACCAAAGGTGGGATTAACATATGACCTGCTGGAAAATGTCATGACCTATGTGACCGTTTCCAAAGGTTTCCGTTGCGGTGGGTTCAATGCCGGTGTTCCTGAGGGATATCCCAAGACATATGATCCTGAAACTTTGTATGCCTACGAGGTCGGCGCCAAGGGCATTTTGGCAAACGGCAAATTGTCCTGGGATGTGGGATTGTATTACATGGATATTACGGATATGCATGTGAGTGTTACTGATGTTATTGATGATGCTGAAGATGTAGGATATATGACGAATGCTGCCGAAGCGACATCCATGGGGGTGGAGGCCTCGCTGACATACCGGATAACCCGCGGGCTGAACCTGTTTGCCGGTTTTTCGTATAACAAAACGGAGTTTGATGAATACAACGACGGAGTCACTGATTACAGCGGGAACAAAACCACCTTTTCACCGAACTATAATTATACCCTGGGAATGACATACCGTGCGGAGCAAGGGTATTACGCAAGTGTGGATCTGAGCGGATACGGGGATATGTATCTGGATCTTGACAATGAATATAAAAGACCGGCCTACGAACTGGTTAATGCAAAGATCGGTTATGAAACAGAAAAATATGATATCTATCTGTATGCCAAAAATATGTTTGACCGCAATTATGATACAGAAGGTCATTACGGGGCGTATACCTATTATTCCCAGCCCAGGGAAATAGGGGTGAGTGTAACGTATCGTCTTTGA
- a CDS encoding DUF1302 family protein produces MNKALTAIFSLAVVLVSVLPVHLMAMETEFSGFLETRHNAQVKSPNDILASETLARLELTACQENFTFFGAVNLSANHLLEDESGVSLHEGYLDYVLNNLTIRAGRQIIIWGQADGIRIVDNVSPLDYTETITRDFDEMRMAVDALNLKYASEWGDLQLLWIPVYNSGEQPSKDSPWYLGGYGDNTLLPRDEPDDPFKDSELALRYTLYLSGMDLAFSYFYTWNDFPCYRRSGTALEPVYDRMHILGAEFSKPWGEFVFRTEAAYFAGSPVQGYAGDYFTAEKDRVKWLTGLDWYPGNDWNLTWQYAQDHILDSGAGLTANDCTKTITFSVSKDLFREKLTLSAFGYMDIDERDFLVRLTAEYEFIDNLEVFLGTDIFAGDREGSYGRYKDNTQVWTKIKYHF; encoded by the coding sequence GTGAACAAGGCACTCACCGCCATTTTCAGCCTGGCCGTGGTGCTTGTCTCTGTCCTGCCGGTCCATTTAATGGCAATGGAGACTGAATTTTCCGGTTTTCTGGAGACCCGGCACAACGCCCAGGTTAAATCGCCCAATGATATTCTGGCCTCGGAAACCCTGGCCCGGCTGGAACTGACCGCTTGCCAGGAAAACTTCACTTTCTTTGGCGCGGTCAATCTGTCTGCCAACCACCTTCTGGAAGATGAGTCCGGAGTCAGTCTTCACGAAGGGTACCTGGACTATGTCCTGAACAACTTGACCATCCGGGCAGGACGCCAGATCATCATCTGGGGCCAAGCGGACGGCATCCGGATTGTGGACAATGTATCTCCCTTGGACTACACAGAGACCATCACCCGGGACTTTGACGAAATGCGCATGGCCGTGGACGCCTTGAATCTCAAGTATGCATCCGAATGGGGAGATCTTCAGCTGTTATGGATCCCGGTCTATAATTCCGGGGAACAGCCCTCAAAGGACAGTCCCTGGTATCTTGGCGGCTATGGGGACAATACATTGCTGCCCAGGGACGAACCTGATGACCCATTTAAAGACAGTGAACTGGCATTGCGATATACCCTGTACCTGTCCGGCATGGATCTGGCTTTTTCCTATTTTTACACCTGGAACGACTTTCCCTGTTACCGGCGATCCGGTACGGCTCTGGAACCGGTGTACGACCGCATGCATATCCTGGGCGCGGAGTTTTCAAAACCCTGGGGAGAGTTTGTTTTCAGGACTGAAGCAGCTTATTTTGCGGGCAGTCCGGTCCAGGGATATGCCGGCGATTATTTCACAGCGGAAAAGGACCGGGTCAAATGGCTCACCGGACTGGACTGGTATCCCGGGAACGACTGGAACCTGACCTGGCAGTATGCCCAGGACCATATCCTGGATTCCGGTGCCGGCCTTACCGCAAACGATTGTACCAAGACCATAACATTCAGCGTTTCAAAGGATCTGTTCAGGGAAAAACTGACACTGTCGGCTTTCGGATATATGGATATTGATGAAAGGGACTTTTTGGTCCGGCTGACGGCAGAGTACGAATTCATCGACAATCTGGAAGTCTTTTTAGGAACCGACATCTTTGCCGGGGACCGGGAAGGATCTTATGGCCGGTATAAAGACAACACCCAGGTCTGGACGAAAATAAAATACCATTTTTAA
- a CDS encoding class I SAM-dependent methyltransferase, giving the protein MEHSLSGIPETLLIALWARAAETRMPTPLIRDEKAVEMVGRIDYDFTRFDEGGKLTQTGVAVRTRILDTALSKYLSSHPDAVVINLGAGLDTRHTRLDCRNHDWYEIDLPESITLRRHFFKESESYRFIEKSIFDLSWMLDVNVSDRPVLFLAEGLFMYFEEPLVQNFFKELANTFPRGRILFETLPPIMIGKSKYHSSLKKMNSRAEFKWGLKNPLALEAWHPAIRLLDAWNYSDYCKRRWGIYGVIARLPFIRPNLACRIVYLSF; this is encoded by the coding sequence ATGGAACATTCTCTTTCAGGCATCCCCGAAACCTTGTTGATTGCACTGTGGGCCAGGGCTGCCGAGACACGCATGCCCACGCCCCTGATCCGGGATGAAAAGGCCGTGGAAATGGTCGGACGGATTGATTATGATTTCACCCGGTTTGACGAAGGGGGGAAACTGACCCAGACCGGTGTGGCGGTTCGGACCCGGATTCTGGATACGGCCCTGTCAAAGTATTTGAGCAGCCACCCGGACGCAGTGGTGATTAACTTAGGCGCAGGACTGGATACCCGCCATACCCGTTTGGATTGCCGGAATCATGATTGGTATGAAATTGATTTACCCGAGTCCATCACCCTGAGGCGGCACTTTTTTAAAGAATCCGAATCCTACCGTTTTATTGAAAAATCAATATTTGATCTGTCATGGATGCTGGACGTCAATGTGAGTGACCGCCCGGTCCTCTTTTTGGCCGAAGGCCTGTTTATGTACTTTGAAGAGCCCCTTGTACAAAACTTTTTTAAAGAGCTGGCCAACACATTTCCCCGGGGCCGAATCTTGTTTGAAACCCTGCCGCCGATAATGATAGGCAAAAGCAAGTATCATAGTTCATTAAAAAAAATGAACTCCCGGGCAGAGTTCAAATGGGGCTTGAAAAATCCCTTGGCGCTTGAAGCATGGCATCCGGCGATCCGGTTGCTGGATGCCTGGAACTACAGTGACTATTGTAAGCGTCGCTGGGGAATTTACGGCGTAATTGCAAGGCTTCCATTTATTCGCCCGAACCTGGCCTGCAGGATTGTTTATCTTTCTTTTTAG